From a region of the Paenibacillus sp. R14(2021) genome:
- a CDS encoding Ger(x)C family spore germination C-terminal domain-containing protein has translation MKLGIIIALLLLCTGCWDMKEINQLAIVNLGATDKDPKTKIITAYYQVINPSALSNKQSGAKAAIYTFRFQSNNIGKLSDNARMLMPRLLFMPHMQSLIVSERYARQGIMDLINFYEFSPERRTNVILLVSDSPLSVVMNSFTPLERMPGRFIRSLTDQSGRGFVSGFEPIRMKDMAKRVDHETPIVIPLIHYTSRTSADNTDRLEEANVNKQAIAFIGGAVFLHDVMVGKIDIGTKELYFLLNQQLGNYIETLTVNGQDVALEIRHVKVKRTLNPRTGLHVSVSVQLRVTNNQQAQPLSSVTLHEFETAFNRVFAKRAEALVQLARTKKWDLLGIQDEAGKPDPNWTRTKVTF, from the coding sequence ATGAAGCTCGGCATCATTATAGCGCTCCTCTTGCTGTGCACGGGATGTTGGGATATGAAGGAAATCAATCAGCTGGCCATCGTCAACTTAGGCGCAACGGATAAGGATCCGAAGACCAAGATCATTACCGCCTATTATCAAGTGATTAACCCAAGCGCGTTGTCGAATAAACAAAGCGGCGCCAAGGCTGCCATATATACGTTTCGCTTCCAGAGCAATAACATCGGCAAGCTCTCGGACAACGCGCGTATGCTGATGCCTCGGCTCCTGTTCATGCCGCATATGCAGTCCTTAATCGTGTCCGAACGCTATGCGCGGCAGGGCATCATGGACCTGATTAATTTCTATGAATTCAGCCCGGAGCGAAGAACGAATGTCATCTTGTTGGTGTCCGATTCCCCGCTCTCCGTCGTGATGAACAGCTTCACTCCGCTTGAGCGGATGCCGGGCAGGTTCATTCGTTCCCTGACGGATCAGAGCGGCCGCGGATTCGTATCCGGATTTGAGCCCATTCGCATGAAAGACATGGCGAAACGAGTCGACCACGAGACCCCGATCGTCATCCCCTTGATTCACTATACGTCCAGGACATCCGCGGACAACACCGATCGGCTCGAAGAAGCCAACGTTAATAAACAAGCCATTGCATTCATCGGGGGTGCCGTCTTTCTCCATGACGTGATGGTCGGCAAAATCGACATTGGGACCAAGGAGCTTTATTTTCTCTTGAATCAGCAGCTTGGAAACTACATCGAAACCTTGACCGTGAACGGGCAAGACGTTGCCCTGGAGATCAGGCATGTGAAGGTAAAACGGACATTGAATCCTCGGACCGGACTTCACGTCAGTGTGTCGGTACAATTACGAGTGACGAATAATCAGCAGGCGCAGCCGCTCTCATCCGTCACGCTGCATGAATTCGAAACCGCCTTTAATCGCGTGTTCGCCAAGCGCGCAGAGGCGCTCGTTCAATTAGCGAGAACGAAGAAATGGGATCTGCTCGGCATTCAGGATGAGGCCGGGAAGCCCGATCCGAACTGGACGCGTACAAAGGTGACCTTCTGA
- a CDS encoding endospore germination permease, producing the protein MTFYFTAGTTWILLPGQLVKDAKEYSWLVFIWALVYGLALALLWLYLSSLYPGKSLVEIAKQVLGKWAGGVVSLCYIVFFIQIASWVTRNLADFMQINMMPKTPVAIFNLLLLTSCCYAVVKGISSIAMVTELLMPYIQIVYWIPVVSGLATGWDWHNFRSPDELHMWRTLVETRYVLGFPFMETVSFMMLFPFVKSRLKTAYLLGILAPGLVLIGTMLIIIGVLGVNRSSHLIYPVFIMFRELQFTGFLEHLESILAVNILLIVCLKLSIVFYCAVLAICQLFQIKKRTTVAIPLVWVIVAYSLSFQNIVQNIEWVKSYLLAYYCLFGIVFPLLLIVCAWIQKKNTVQPHTSLKIGEGQ; encoded by the coding sequence ATGACGTTCTATTTCACGGCAGGAACGACGTGGATTCTGCTGCCTGGACAATTAGTGAAGGACGCGAAGGAATATTCCTGGCTCGTCTTCATATGGGCATTGGTTTACGGGCTCGCGCTGGCGCTGCTGTGGCTTTATTTATCCAGCCTCTACCCCGGGAAGAGCCTCGTCGAAATCGCGAAGCAGGTCCTTGGCAAATGGGCCGGAGGCGTCGTATCCCTCTGTTACATCGTGTTCTTCATCCAAATCGCTTCATGGGTCACGCGCAACCTAGCCGATTTCATGCAAATCAACATGATGCCGAAGACGCCTGTGGCGATCTTCAATCTCTTGCTGCTCACCTCCTGCTGTTATGCCGTCGTCAAAGGCATCTCCTCCATCGCCATGGTAACGGAGCTGCTCATGCCCTATATCCAAATCGTGTATTGGATTCCCGTCGTCTCCGGCCTTGCAACGGGGTGGGACTGGCATAATTTCAGAAGTCCGGATGAGCTGCACATGTGGCGCACGCTCGTTGAAACCAGGTACGTACTAGGGTTTCCGTTCATGGAAACCGTGTCCTTCATGATGTTGTTCCCCTTCGTAAAAAGCCGGCTGAAGACGGCATATTTACTCGGCATTCTGGCGCCCGGACTCGTATTGATCGGAACCATGCTGATCATCATCGGCGTGCTCGGGGTGAACCGCAGCTCGCATCTCATTTACCCTGTTTTTATCATGTTCCGGGAGCTTCAATTCACAGGATTTCTGGAGCATCTGGAATCGATACTGGCCGTAAACATTCTCTTAATCGTATGCCTCAAGCTAAGCATCGTCTTCTATTGCGCGGTGCTGGCGATCTGCCAGTTGTTTCAGATTAAGAAGCGAACGACCGTGGCGATTCCGCTTGTTTGGGTCATTGTCGCCTACTCGCTCTCCTTCCAGAACATCGTCCAGAACATTGAATGGGTGAAAAGCTACTTGTTGGCTTACTACTGTCTGTTCGGCATCGTCTTCCCCCTCCTGCTGATCGTCTGCGCCTGGATTCAGAAGAAGAACACCGTACAGCCGCATACGTCATTAAAAATAGGAGAAGGGCAGTGA
- a CDS encoding carbohydrate kinase family protein, translated as METTFDAVVIGDANIDLVVVGCDEVPQPGQEVFVDNMMMHVGGGAALFAVSLAKLGLQVAFNGVLGDDGNGRFIRERFAKYGIDTTMIKTSTVHNTGVSIAFNPDKDRSFITYAGSNLELQVDELDLEPITRGRHVHVTGYRGRRNHETYMAFVQSLKEKGVTLSCDVGWDDSGEWDSCIFDYMRHFDVFLMNETEALHYTGSDDVEESLRYMSTYCSHVVIKLGADGAIAMKNGVVTRQSAYRVKAVDTTGAGDSFNAGYLYGYLSGMDVVTSLQYGNVCGALSVGAYGGSTGTPNLDGLKAFILRHEAEAAVSDAAM; from the coding sequence TTGGAAACAACATTCGACGCAGTTGTCATTGGTGACGCTAATATTGATCTTGTGGTGGTTGGGTGCGATGAGGTTCCCCAGCCGGGCCAGGAAGTTTTTGTCGATAACATGATGATGCACGTTGGCGGGGGGGCTGCTTTATTCGCGGTCTCTCTCGCGAAGCTCGGCCTGCAAGTGGCGTTTAACGGCGTTTTGGGAGACGACGGCAATGGCCGTTTTATTCGCGAACGCTTCGCCAAATATGGTATCGATACCACAATGATTAAGACGAGTACGGTTCATAATACCGGCGTTTCGATCGCGTTTAACCCCGATAAAGACCGATCCTTCATTACCTATGCAGGATCCAATCTGGAGCTGCAGGTAGACGAGCTCGATCTGGAGCCGATCACGCGGGGCCGGCATGTCCACGTAACAGGTTATAGAGGAAGACGTAATCATGAGACATATATGGCATTCGTGCAATCCTTGAAGGAAAAGGGGGTCACCTTGTCCTGCGACGTAGGCTGGGATGATTCGGGCGAATGGGACAGCTGCATCTTCGACTATATGCGCCATTTCGACGTGTTCTTAATGAACGAGACCGAGGCGCTTCATTATACAGGATCGGATGACGTCGAAGAGAGTCTTCGGTACATGTCCACGTATTGCAGCCATGTCGTTATCAAGCTGGGAGCGGATGGCGCCATTGCCATGAAAAACGGTGTGGTGACGCGTCAATCGGCTTATCGGGTGAAGGCGGTCGATACGACCGGTGCCGGAGATTCCTTCAATGCCGGTTATCTCTATGGTTATCTGTCGGGGATGGACGTCGTAACGAGCCTTCAATATGGAAACGTCTGCGGCGCGCTTTCCGTCGGTGCATACGGCGGAAGCACAGGCACACCGAATCTGGATGGTTTGAAAGCTTTTATCCTTCGGCATGAAGCAGAAGCGGCCGTATCCGATGCGGCGATGTAA
- a CDS encoding spore germination protein — protein MDPGTQIVADIAKRFGHSCDFICRSLPLHADNTIYCLFISSITTSTTIDEMILKPLIESSSRQHTGEINADWLTGIIPLVNRTLVSDAAEGIKELLSGNCLLITPKQAAFLSFDVAKQDYRSITEPKSESAIRGPRDGFVENVQLNMALIRKRLKSPDLMFETFTIGSQTSTVVQLAYLRNIANDSIVAEFRERLTAIQTDSILESSYIEEWIQDQTRSPFPQLISTERPDVIVAKMLEGSTAVLIDGTPMALTGPITFFQLFSSPEDYYQRADIATLLRWLRMLSFVLSIFVPSLYIAVVSYHQELLPTPLLISLAAQREEVPFPAVIEAIIMTVTFEILREAGLRMPRIAGQAISIVGALVIGQASVEAGLVSAAMVIVVSLTAISNYISPSYGFGIAQRIVQFVFMLLAGVMGLYGLMCGVFVLLVHLVSIRSFTVHYMSPLAPIVLADWKDTIVRVPRKMMTLMPKEMRTKKNTK, from the coding sequence ATGGACCCAGGTACGCAAATCGTCGCAGACATTGCCAAGCGCTTCGGACATTCCTGCGATTTCATATGCCGTTCGCTTCCCCTGCATGCGGACAATACGATCTACTGCTTATTTATCAGCTCCATTACCACATCGACCACTATAGACGAGATGATTTTGAAGCCGCTGATAGAGAGCAGCAGCAGGCAGCATACGGGCGAAATCAATGCCGACTGGCTGACCGGCATAATTCCGTTAGTAAACAGGACGCTGGTATCCGATGCCGCGGAGGGCATCAAAGAGCTTCTCTCCGGAAATTGTCTGCTCATCACGCCAAAACAAGCCGCGTTCCTTAGCTTTGATGTCGCCAAGCAGGATTATCGCAGCATTACGGAGCCCAAGTCGGAATCCGCGATCCGCGGGCCGCGGGACGGCTTTGTCGAGAACGTTCAGCTGAATATGGCGCTCATCCGCAAGCGCTTGAAAAGCCCCGACTTGATGTTCGAGACCTTTACCATCGGCTCGCAAACAAGCACGGTCGTGCAGCTGGCTTACCTCAGGAACATCGCGAACGACAGCATTGTGGCCGAGTTCCGAGAGCGGCTGACTGCCATTCAAACCGACAGCATTCTAGAGAGCTCTTACATCGAGGAATGGATTCAAGACCAGACCCGTTCCCCGTTCCCGCAGCTCATCAGCACGGAACGTCCCGATGTCATCGTTGCCAAGATGCTGGAGGGCAGCACAGCCGTACTCATTGACGGCACGCCTATGGCGCTTACCGGTCCCATCACTTTCTTTCAGTTGTTCTCGTCGCCCGAGGACTATTACCAGCGCGCGGACATCGCGACTCTGCTGAGATGGCTGCGCATGTTATCGTTTGTCTTGTCGATCTTCGTGCCGTCGCTTTATATTGCCGTTGTCAGCTACCATCAAGAGCTGCTTCCGACGCCTTTGCTGATCAGCTTGGCTGCCCAGCGGGAGGAAGTACCGTTCCCTGCCGTCATCGAAGCCATCATAATGACCGTCACCTTCGAAATACTGCGGGAGGCCGGACTGCGGATGCCCCGCATCGCAGGCCAGGCCATCTCCATAGTCGGTGCACTCGTCATCGGCCAAGCGTCGGTAGAAGCCGGGCTTGTTTCGGCCGCCATGGTCATCGTCGTCTCCTTAACCGCGATTTCCAACTATATCTCCCCATCGTACGGCTTCGGAATCGCGCAGCGGATCGTCCAATTCGTATTCATGCTGCTGGCCGGCGTGATGGGCTTATACGGCCTGATGTGCGGCGTATTCGTGCTGCTTGTCCACCTGGTATCGATTCGTTCATTCACCGTTCATTATATGTCCCCGCTCGCGCCTATCGTCTTGGCCGACTGGAAGGATACCATTGTGCGCGTGCCCCGCAAAATGATGACGCTCATGCCAAAGGAAATGCGAACGAAGAAGAATACCAAATAA
- a CDS encoding carbohydrate ABC transporter permease yields the protein MTSKKIVVHAFLLAGVLLSIFPFYWLVVMSTNETSAIFAFPPKLTFGTYFITNYQHVMENINFTRSFFNTLFIAVTSSVLQLFFNSLTGFTFAKFKFPGSKVLFYLMIATMMIPAQMLLVPQFIIIKEMGWLGSYKALIVPGMASAFGIFWMRQYALAIHDDMLEAATIDGCNKFGLYWRIALPILRPALAFLAITIFMGVWEDYLWPLIILTDTSKFTLTLALQQLKSAHTADYSMVMTGTLLATVPLIIFFLLVSRQFIAGIMEGAVKS from the coding sequence ATGACTTCAAAAAAAATAGTCGTGCATGCGTTTTTGCTGGCGGGTGTTCTATTGTCCATATTCCCGTTTTACTGGCTCGTTGTCATGTCGACGAATGAGACGAGCGCCATCTTTGCGTTTCCGCCCAAGCTGACCTTCGGTACGTATTTTATTACGAACTATCAGCATGTCATGGAGAATATCAACTTTACGCGCTCCTTCTTCAATACCCTGTTTATCGCGGTGACGAGCAGCGTGCTTCAGTTGTTTTTCAATTCATTAACGGGGTTTACGTTTGCGAAGTTTAAATTCCCAGGCTCCAAGGTGCTCTTCTACTTAATGATCGCTACGATGATGATTCCAGCGCAGATGCTGCTCGTGCCGCAGTTTATCATCATTAAAGAGATGGGATGGCTCGGCAGCTATAAGGCGCTGATCGTACCGGGCATGGCCAGCGCATTCGGGATCTTCTGGATGAGGCAGTACGCGCTTGCAATCCACGACGACATGCTCGAGGCGGCCACGATCGACGGCTGCAACAAATTCGGCTTGTATTGGCGAATCGCGCTGCCAATTCTTAGACCCGCGCTGGCGTTTCTGGCGATTACGATCTTCATGGGGGTATGGGAAGATTACTTATGGCCGTTAATTATTCTGACGGACACGTCCAAATTCACACTTACGCTGGCGCTGCAGCAGCTCAAGTCCGCGCATACGGCCGACTATTCCATGGTTATGACTGGCACCCTGCTTGCGACTGTTCCGCTCATTATCTTCTTCTTATTGGTGAGCCGGCAGTTTATTGCAGGCATCATGGAAGGTGCAGTTAAGAGCTAG
- a CDS encoding ABC transporter substrate-binding protein, giving the protein MKLKALSGTLLALSFMLVVTACGQSKTNNSGGNESAAGQKVTLKMWYWNGAISDSTIEAAKKQFPNIDLKAEKLPSGGDYLTKLKTTITGGGDGPDIVAMDSWISSMLAYKDKFANLYDQGARDVQPKYLDWKWKMAATSDDKYVIGLPIDVAPVVLYYRSDLFAKAGVPSTPDAIKAQVKTWDDYFNLLKKVKDATGTQSGTIVDIFRSLIGQNSTGLFDQDGKFIGDQAPIKSAWDASVKAYQAGLTFPFSNDSEKNAAMNNNKVSSFTGASWAVGDLIGAAPDTKGKWNIAYPPGGVGNQGGSFMGVLKSSEHQKEAYEVIKFLVSPENLMVGYKEFGNYPSTPEIYTKPDMVNKNEFFGGQDLSPVFADAAKDVKVAHTDARDDMVLNVLVESLGFVDTKKADPEKAWTDAQEKIKRQLSH; this is encoded by the coding sequence ATGAAACTCAAAGCCTTATCCGGAACGCTGCTAGCCCTATCCTTTATGCTTGTCGTGACTGCTTGCGGTCAAAGCAAAACAAACAATTCCGGTGGAAATGAAAGCGCTGCAGGACAAAAGGTGACGTTGAAAATGTGGTATTGGAACGGTGCAATATCGGATTCGACGATTGAAGCTGCCAAGAAGCAGTTTCCGAACATCGATCTGAAGGCAGAGAAGCTTCCTTCCGGAGGCGACTACTTGACCAAGCTGAAAACGACGATTACCGGGGGCGGAGACGGCCCCGATATTGTAGCCATGGACAGCTGGATCTCGTCCATGCTTGCTTATAAAGACAAATTCGCAAACCTTTACGATCAAGGCGCTCGCGATGTTCAGCCCAAGTACCTGGACTGGAAATGGAAGATGGCAGCGACTAGCGACGATAAATACGTGATCGGGCTGCCGATCGACGTTGCTCCGGTCGTGCTCTACTACCGCAGCGACTTGTTCGCAAAAGCCGGCGTGCCGAGCACACCCGATGCGATCAAAGCACAGGTGAAGACATGGGATGATTATTTCAACCTGCTGAAGAAAGTCAAAGATGCGACAGGAACGCAGTCGGGAACGATCGTGGATATTTTCAGAAGCTTGATCGGCCAGAACAGCACCGGGTTATTTGATCAAGACGGTAAGTTCATTGGCGACCAAGCCCCAATTAAATCCGCTTGGGATGCTTCGGTGAAGGCGTACCAAGCAGGCCTGACATTCCCGTTCTCCAATGATTCCGAGAAGAACGCGGCGATGAACAACAATAAGGTTTCTTCGTTTACCGGCGCATCCTGGGCTGTCGGCGACTTGATCGGCGCCGCTCCGGATACGAAAGGCAAATGGAACATTGCTTATCCGCCGGGCGGCGTAGGCAACCAAGGCGGCTCCTTCATGGGCGTGCTGAAATCCTCGGAGCATCAGAAGGAAGCCTATGAAGTGATCAAGTTCCTCGTAAGCCCAGAGAATTTGATGGTCGGCTACAAGGAATTCGGCAACTATCCGTCCACGCCTGAGATCTACACGAAGCCTGATATGGTGAACAAGAATGAATTCTTCGGCGGCCAAGATCTGAGCCCTGTATTCGCCGATGCGGCCAAAGACGTCAAAGTCGCTCATACGGATGCAAGAGATGACATGGTGCTGAACGTACTCGTCGAGTCGCTTGGCTTCGTCGATACGAAGAAAGCAGATCCGGAGAAAGCCTGGACGGACGCGCAGGAGAAAATCAAGCGTCAGCTTTCGCACTAA
- a CDS encoding LacI family DNA-binding transcriptional regulator, whose protein sequence is MAPKIKDVAKHAGVSVTTVSRVLNGEKYVKDDLKERVKRAIDELGYSPSHIARSLVLKKTNLIGVIVPDITSSFYSTILSTIERTASRNDYNLMVCNILEETDKELKYLQVFKQMRVDGIIIMHEKLNEEIRELIQSLDIPFLFSSVKPADQEFVSVIIDDYAASYDVTRHLISLGHTRIGFIGGDMRDVTSGQNRYLGYRDALTDCGLAIVSDYIRFGDYKTQSGHALMKEILANETPPTAVFAVSDDMAVGAMNCIHDHGLKVPDDVSIIGFDGSQLTEQVRPRLSSMEQPILEMGEVTVETLLAMIKGDPNRTFTDVILQHNLVDRDSCKAYNGQP, encoded by the coding sequence ATGGCGCCCAAAATCAAGGATGTCGCAAAGCACGCCGGCGTGTCCGTAACGACGGTGTCGCGCGTATTGAACGGCGAGAAGTACGTCAAAGACGATCTCAAGGAACGAGTGAAACGCGCGATCGATGAGCTGGGCTATTCACCGAGCCATATCGCAAGAAGCCTAGTGCTGAAGAAAACGAATCTGATCGGCGTCATTGTGCCCGATATTACGTCGAGCTTCTATTCCACGATCTTGAGCACGATCGAGCGGACGGCCAGCCGCAACGACTATAACCTCATGGTCTGCAACATTCTGGAGGAGACCGATAAAGAGCTTAAATATTTGCAGGTGTTTAAGCAGATGCGCGTGGACGGCATCATTATTATGCATGAGAAGCTAAACGAGGAAATCCGCGAACTGATTCAGAGCTTGGATATTCCGTTCCTGTTCTCCAGCGTGAAACCGGCGGATCAGGAGTTTGTCTCCGTCATTATCGATGATTATGCTGCATCTTATGACGTTACCCGTCACTTGATCAGCCTTGGTCATACGCGAATCGGATTTATCGGCGGGGATATGAGAGACGTAACGTCCGGGCAGAACCGCTATCTCGGCTATCGCGATGCGCTGACCGATTGCGGGCTTGCGATCGTCAGCGATTATATCCGGTTCGGTGATTACAAGACGCAAAGCGGACATGCCCTCATGAAGGAAATCTTGGCGAATGAGACGCCGCCAACGGCCGTCTTCGCGGTGAGCGACGATATGGCGGTCGGGGCAATGAACTGCATTCATGACCATGGGCTGAAGGTGCCGGATGATGTATCCATTATTGGATTTGACGGAAGCCAGCTGACGGAGCAGGTCCGTCCGCGCTTGTCCTCCATGGAGCAGCCCATATTAGAAATGGGAGAGGTCACGGTCGAAACGCTGCTGGCGATGATCAAGGGCGATCCAAACAGGACGTTTACCGACGTGATCCTACAGCATAATCTTGTTGACCGGGACAGCTGCAAGGCTTATAACGGGCAACCCTAA
- a CDS encoding glycoside hydrolase family 125 protein: MTMILPDSVTALLEESETTLAANPKLLRMFKNCYPNTLETTTKLLADQSAYVITGDIPAMWLRDSSAQIRHYLPLAAGDVRLQDVFTGLIRRQIAYIQIDPYANAFNEEANDNRYDQDLTELDPWVWERKYEIDSLCYPIQLAYLFWKETGRTDAFDAAFRRAVDTIISLWRTEQRHMEQSPYRFARVDCPPSDTLRNNRMGMPVNYTGMTWSGFRPSDDACTFGYLIPSNMFAVVALRYIEEIARDIWNDADCAAQAAELREEIDYGIQTYGTYLHPKYGRIYAYETDGFGNYNLMDDANVPSLLSIPYLGYTSADDPIYQNTRSFVLSADNPYYFEGTHAKGIGSPHTPKGYIWPISLAMQALTSQDEAEVREILTMLTETDANTGYMHEGFDKDDPERFTRPWFAWANSLFGELIHGLMRNGHKEWV, translated from the coding sequence ATGACGATGATCTTGCCGGATTCCGTAACGGCCTTGCTCGAAGAATCGGAAACGACGCTGGCCGCTAATCCGAAGCTGCTCCGCATGTTCAAGAATTGCTATCCCAATACGCTGGAAACGACGACGAAGCTGCTGGCCGATCAGTCGGCCTATGTGATTACGGGCGACATTCCTGCCATGTGGCTGCGGGATTCAAGCGCCCAAATCCGGCATTACCTGCCCCTCGCCGCCGGCGACGTCCGGCTGCAGGACGTATTCACGGGCTTGATTCGCAGGCAAATCGCCTACATTCAAATCGATCCGTATGCCAACGCGTTCAACGAGGAAGCGAACGATAACCGGTACGATCAGGATTTGACCGAGCTTGATCCTTGGGTATGGGAACGCAAATACGAGATCGATTCGCTCTGTTACCCCATTCAGCTGGCGTATTTATTCTGGAAGGAGACGGGGAGAACGGATGCCTTCGATGCCGCCTTCCGCAGGGCCGTGGATACGATCATTTCGCTGTGGCGGACGGAGCAGCGGCATATGGAGCAATCGCCGTATCGGTTCGCCCGCGTCGATTGTCCGCCAAGCGATACGCTGCGTAACAACCGGATGGGCATGCCGGTGAACTACACGGGGATGACTTGGTCAGGCTTCCGGCCAAGCGACGATGCCTGTACGTTCGGCTACTTGATTCCTTCCAATATGTTCGCTGTCGTAGCGCTCCGTTACATCGAAGAGATCGCCCGCGACATATGGAACGATGCGGATTGCGCCGCGCAGGCTGCCGAGCTGCGGGAAGAGATTGATTACGGCATCCAGACCTATGGGACGTACCTGCATCCGAAATACGGCAGGATCTATGCCTATGAAACGGATGGTTTCGGCAATTACAACTTGATGGATGACGCGAACGTACCGAGCCTGCTGTCAATTCCTTACTTAGGCTATACGTCCGCCGATGATCCGATTTATCAGAACACGCGCAGCTTTGTGCTCAGCGCCGATAACCCGTATTACTTCGAAGGCACGCATGCCAAGGGCATCGGAAGTCCCCATACGCCGAAAGGCTATATTTGGCCGATCAGCCTAGCGATGCAGGCACTGACGTCGCAGGACGAAGCCGAGGTACGGGAAATCTTGACGATGCTGACGGAGACGGATGCGAATACAGGCTATATGCACGAAGGCTTCGATAAAGACGACCCCGAACGCTTTACGCGTCCTTGGTTCGCTTGGGCGAATAGTTTATTCGGTGAATTGATCCATGGACTGATGAGAAACGGGCATAAGGAGTGGGTTTGA
- a CDS encoding carbohydrate ABC transporter permease, giving the protein MGGLLKDIYKSRTLYLFISPFYILFLIFSVFPIFFSIYLSVHKWDGIGEMQSVGFSNFVYMFNDPTFWQALINNIALWLLSNGPMLVCSLIVAFVINLSIVKFKGFFRIAYFLPNITAMVAVVIIFQSMFGNEYGLINYVLENLGLSKIAWFNSSAGVRVVIAAMISWRYMGYNAIIYLSGLQRIPKDLYEAAHLDGATTLQTFTKITIPMLRPIILFSVMMSTIGGFQIFTEPQVLAGNQSPYPGSDTIVLYMFREGFNYQNYGYAAAVSWVLFIIIGIISVLNWKLFNRSDD; this is encoded by the coding sequence ATGGGAGGCTTATTAAAAGACATTTACAAGAGCAGAACGCTATATCTGTTTATTTCTCCTTTCTATATCTTGTTCCTGATCTTCTCTGTATTTCCAATCTTCTTCTCGATCTATCTATCCGTTCATAAGTGGGACGGAATCGGGGAGATGCAGTCGGTAGGGTTCAGCAACTTTGTGTACATGTTCAACGATCCAACGTTCTGGCAGGCCTTAATCAACAATATTGCCCTGTGGCTGTTGTCTAACGGCCCGATGCTCGTCTGCTCGCTCATTGTCGCTTTCGTTATCAATCTGTCGATCGTGAAATTCAAAGGTTTTTTTAGAATCGCGTACTTTCTTCCGAATATTACGGCGATGGTCGCCGTTGTTATTATTTTCCAATCGATGTTTGGCAATGAATACGGACTGATCAATTACGTGCTCGAGAATCTTGGCCTGAGCAAAATCGCATGGTTCAACTCCAGCGCAGGGGTTCGGGTGGTGATCGCGGCCATGATCAGTTGGAGATATATGGGCTATAACGCCATTATTTATTTGTCCGGCTTGCAGCGCATTCCCAAAGACTTATATGAAGCTGCCCATCTGGACGGCGCAACGACGCTCCAAACGTTTACGAAAATAACGATTCCGATGCTGAGACCGATTATCTTATTCTCCGTGATGATGTCTACCATCGGCGGATTTCAAATTTTCACGGAGCCGCAAGTATTGGCAGGCAATCAATCGCCCTATCCGGGCTCGGATACCATTGTCCTCTATATGTTCCGGGAAGGCTTTAACTATCAGAACTACGGCTATGCAGCGGCTGTATCGTGGGTACTGTTTATCATTATTGGCATCATATCCGTATTAAACTGGAAGCTCTTCAACAGATCGGACGATTAA